A genomic segment from candidate division WOR-3 bacterium encodes:
- the fmt gene encoding methionyl-tRNA formyltransferase: MKIAYFSGDEETLPILERLAEEGEVRVLVTQPPKPKGRGLKLLPSPLVLFAQKKGIKPLFPKDPNASEFIEILRKEEIEVGVLVSFGHIIKSELLNLFPKGFINLHPSLLPKYRGPAPIQRAILAGEEKSGVTTIFMNEGIDAGPIIEQRVVEIGRGETYGDLKKKLFLIGADLLLSTLRLIKEGRVKPLPQDEGEATYAQKIKKEELVISWERERDFIHNQIRAFSPKPGAFTSFRQKKVIILKSEIPKNDSDLEEPGAIIISGGDLFVGTKKGLLKIKELKVEGRGIVSGRDFVNGYKPKVGEKFE; encoded by the coding sequence TGCTTACTTTTCTGGGGACGAAGAGACATTACCAATTTTAGAACGTCTGGCTGAGGAGGGGGAGGTTAGGGTTTTAGTTACCCAGCCCCCAAAACCGAAGGGGAGGGGATTAAAACTCCTTCCCTCGCCTCTGGTCCTCTTTGCTCAAAAGAAGGGGATTAAGCCTCTCTTCCCCAAAGACCCCAACGCTTCTGAATTTATTGAGATTTTAAGAAAGGAGGAGATAGAGGTTGGGGTTTTAGTTTCCTTCGGGCACATCATAAAATCGGAATTATTAAATCTCTTCCCCAAGGGTTTCATTAATCTCCATCCTTCCCTTCTTCCCAAATACCGAGGACCGGCTCCAATTCAAAGGGCAATTTTAGCCGGGGAAGAGAAAAGCGGCGTGACAACAATTTTTATGAACGAAGGGATTGATGCCGGACCGATAATTGAACAGAGAGTGGTAGAAATTGGGAGAGGTGAGACTTATGGTGATTTGAAAAAGAAGTTATTTTTAATCGGGGCGGATCTCCTTTTAAGCACCCTCCGCTTGATTAAGGAGGGGAGGGTGAAACCTTTGCCGCAGGATGAGGGAGAGGCAACTTATGCCCAAAAGATAAAGAAAGAGGAGTTAGTCATCTCCTGGGAAAGGGAGAGGGATTTCATTCACAATCAGATTCGGGCATTTTCCCCAAAGCCCGGGGCCTTCACCTCCTTTCGGCAGAAAAAGGTAATCATTCTCAAATCGGAAATTCCCAAGAATGATTCTGATTTAGAAGAACCCGGCGCGATTATCATTTCGGGAGGCGATTTATTCGTCGGCACAAAAAAAGGCTTATTGAAGATAAAGGAGTTGAAGGTAGAAGGAAGGGGAATAGTTTCCGGTCGGGATTTTGTTAACGGCTATAAGCCAAAAGTTGGGGAGAAGTTTGAATGA
- a CDS encoding PASTA domain-containing protein, producing the protein MKWFRFFLGIVSGFLLTLFLINFLIMPMLTKSQKVIVMPDLIGMGEAAAESLLKNFGLEIGEKRWAFSLEYSEGKVIAQNPRPRIKVKKGKVVEITLSKGRGKAIVPDFSGKKVSEFLEALALVGLEAKLETVYGENEGEVKNCIPGPGSVLEKGSVVRVLVVKREGFVLMPRLVGLKLEEARRVLDSLGLVLEEVREKEGEEEAGTVIFQYPEEEMRVRIGGKVVLVLTKGKR; encoded by the coding sequence ATGAAGTGGTTCCGTTTCTTTTTGGGGATAGTTTCCGGTTTTTTGCTGACCCTTTTTTTAATCAACTTTCTAATTATGCCGATGCTCACCAAAAGCCAAAAGGTGATTGTTATGCCCGATCTGATTGGGATGGGAGAAGCGGCGGCAGAGAGTTTATTAAAGAATTTTGGTTTGGAGATCGGCGAGAAGCGTTGGGCGTTCAGTTTGGAATATTCCGAAGGGAAGGTGATTGCCCAGAATCCCCGTCCCCGAATTAAGGTGAAAAAGGGAAAGGTGGTGGAGATAACTTTAAGCAAAGGGAGGGGGAAGGCAATCGTACCCGATTTCTCCGGCAAAAAGGTTTCGGAATTTCTTGAGGCTTTGGCACTGGTTGGTTTGGAGGCGAAGTTGGAGACGGTTTACGGCGAAAACGAAGGAGAGGTAAAGAACTGTATCCCCGGACCGGGAAGTGTCTTAGAGAAGGGAAGTGTTGTCCGGGTTTTGGTGGTAAAGAGAGAAGGTTTTGTTTTGATGCCCCGACTCGTCGGTTTGAAATTAGAAGAGGCGCGGCGAGTGCTTGACAGTTTGGGTTTGGTCTTAGAGGAGGTGCGGGAGAAGGAAGGGGAGGAAGAGGCAGGAACGGTGATTTTCCAATATCCCGAAGAGGAGATGCGGGTCCGGATTGGGGGAAAGGTAGTTTTAGTTCTAACGAAAGGGAAGAGATGA
- the rpe gene encoding ribulose-phosphate 3-epimerase, protein MKISGSILNANFLILAQEIEKAEAAGIDSFHLDVMDGHFVPNLSFGTTVVKAIRKIATKPIFSHLMVFEPEKMLEWFLPDSDGVIFHIEATKRVKDCIRFIRRAKRLCGIALNPNTPHTLILPYLKEVDDVLVMSVQPGFGGQKFMPAVLEKIRKIKEVGKEKKLSFIVSVDGGVNDENLPLLKEVGVDMVIVGTFLFRSPDYKKTIERLRCLI, encoded by the coding sequence ATGAAGATATCGGGTTCTATTCTTAATGCTAACTTTTTAATTTTGGCTCAGGAGATTGAAAAGGCGGAAGCGGCGGGAATTGATTCCTTCCACTTGGATGTGATGGATGGCCACTTTGTACCGAATCTCAGTTTTGGGACGACGGTTGTTAAGGCGATAAGGAAGATCGCCACCAAACCCATCTTTAGCCATCTGATGGTCTTTGAACCAGAGAAGATGTTGGAATGGTTTCTGCCGGATTCGGACGGGGTTATTTTTCACATTGAGGCGACAAAGAGGGTTAAGGATTGTATTCGCTTCATCCGTCGGGCAAAACGACTTTGTGGGATCGCCTTAAACCCCAATACCCCCCATACCCTTATTTTACCTTATCTTAAAGAAGTGGACGACGTTTTGGTGATGAGTGTCCAGCCGGGTTTTGGGGGGCAGAAGTTTATGCCCGCGGTTCTGGAAAAGATTAGAAAGATAAAGGAGGTAGGGAAGGAGAAGAAACTCTCTTTTATCGTTTCCGTTGATGGGGGGGTGAATGATGAGAATCTACCCCTTCTGAAAGAAGTGGGGGTGGATATGGTGATTGTTGGTACCTTTCTCTTCCGTTCCCCAGATTATAAAAAGACGATAGAGAGGTTAAGATGTTTGATTTAA
- the ffh gene encoding signal recognition particle protein, with protein sequence MFDLISDKFLKLQRKIFGYGKLTPKEIDGFLREVRLLLLEADVNYKVVGEFIKNLGESLAKEKVTEAIRPGELLRVILYKEMVRLLGEKPVKLEFKARPLIIALVGLQGTGKTTTAAKLAFRFKRERPMLVACDPKRPAASEQLAILAQRVGVDFFPVKETALISAQEALREANSRGNNLIILDTAGRLHIDEELMAELRTMKERIKPHYLLLVVDAMVGQDAVAQAKEFQERLGINGCIMTKLDGDARGGACLSVRMVAGVPIYFAGVGERIEDLEEFYPDRIASRILGMGDIKSLVEKVESKMEVEEQKKMAEKFIKGELDFEDLLSQLRAIQKMGSISKLLSMVPGMKGIEVDEKEIKRIEAIILSMTKEERKNPGIIDGSRRRRIALGSGTTVEEVNRVLKEMKMFKEMAKNLKKFKGLPFGKFF encoded by the coding sequence ATGTTTGATTTAATCTCGGATAAATTTCTCAAATTACAGAGGAAAATTTTTGGTTACGGGAAGTTGACCCCAAAGGAGATTGATGGTTTTTTAAGGGAGGTGCGGCTTCTCTTATTGGAGGCAGATGTCAATTATAAGGTGGTGGGTGAGTTTATTAAAAATTTGGGTGAGAGTTTGGCAAAGGAGAAGGTTACCGAGGCGATTAGACCGGGAGAGTTATTAAGGGTCATTCTTTACAAAGAGATGGTTCGCCTCTTGGGTGAGAAGCCGGTGAAATTAGAATTCAAGGCTCGACCCCTCATCATCGCCTTAGTTGGTCTTCAAGGTACTGGTAAGACCACAACCGCTGCCAAGTTAGCTTTTCGCTTTAAAAGAGAGAGACCGATGCTGGTCGCCTGCGACCCCAAGAGACCAGCCGCTTCGGAACAATTGGCGATTTTAGCTCAAAGGGTGGGGGTTGATTTCTTCCCGGTAAAGGAGACAGCGCTCATTTCTGCGCAGGAGGCTTTAAGGGAAGCCAATTCTCGGGGGAATAATCTCATAATTTTGGATACCGCTGGCCGGCTGCACATTGATGAAGAGTTGATGGCGGAATTGAGAACGATGAAGGAGAGAATAAAGCCCCATTATCTTCTCTTAGTTGTTGATGCGATGGTCGGTCAAGATGCGGTCGCTCAGGCAAAAGAATTTCAGGAGCGTTTAGGAATAAATGGTTGTATTATGACGAAATTGGATGGCGACGCCCGAGGCGGTGCCTGTCTTTCGGTGCGGATGGTAGCGGGTGTGCCCATCTATTTTGCCGGAGTGGGGGAGCGGATTGAAGATTTGGAAGAGTTTTATCCCGACCGCATCGCCAGTCGGATTTTAGGGATGGGTGATATAAAATCTCTGGTGGAGAAAGTGGAAAGTAAGATGGAGGTGGAAGAGCAGAAGAAGATGGCGGAAAAGTTTATAAAAGGGGAATTGGACTTTGAAGATTTACTCTCCCAGTTAAGGGCGATTCAGAAGATGGGCTCCATTTCCAAACTTCTTTCTATGGTGCCGGGGATGAAAGGGATAGAAGTTGACGAAAAGGAGATAAAACGGATTGAGGCGATAATCCTCTCTATGACCAAAGAGGAGAGGAAAAATCCAGGAATCATTGACGGCTCCCGAAGGAGGCGCATCGCCTTAGGAAGCGGTACCACGGTGGAAGAGGTGAACCGGGTACTTAAAGAGATGAAGATGTTTAAGGAGATGGCAAAGAATTTAAAGAAATTTAAGGGTTTGCCTTTTGGTAAGTTCTTTTAA
- the rfbD gene encoding dTDP-4-dehydrorhamnose reductase — MKVLVTGAKGMLGRELVLYLKEKDFLVIGWDLPEWDIRKREVTEKLIEERPEGIVHLAAFTDVDGAEVKRKEAYETNFLGTANLVAAAERIGAKFLYLSTDYVFDGKKTTPYSEEDVPNPLNYYGETKYLGEMVVKRLERFFILRTAWLYSREGRNFVNTIKEKMARGEEIRVVDDQIGSPTYTKDLLEPIFDLLQSEAYGIYHITNSGFCSWFQFACEIGRILGRKEIKPIKSEEAGRLARRPKYSVLDNSKYQRVFGKKLRPWLEALEECLKEG, encoded by the coding sequence ATGAAGGTATTGGTGACAGGTGCCAAGGGGATGTTGGGTCGGGAATTGGTCCTCTACTTAAAAGAAAAAGACTTTCTGGTCATCGGTTGGGACTTACCAGAATGGGATATCAGAAAGAGGGAAGTGACGGAAAAGTTAATTGAGGAGAGACCAGAAGGGATTGTCCATTTAGCCGCCTTTACGGATGTTGATGGGGCGGAGGTGAAAAGAAAAGAGGCTTATGAGACAAATTTTTTGGGCACAGCAAATCTGGTGGCGGCAGCCGAGAGGATTGGCGCGAAGTTTCTCTACTTGAGCACCGATTATGTTTTTGACGGAAAGAAAACGACCCCTTATTCCGAAGAGGATGTCCCCAATCCGCTCAATTACTACGGCGAGACGAAATATCTCGGAGAGATGGTGGTGAAAAGGTTAGAAAGATTTTTTATCCTGCGCACCGCCTGGCTTTACAGTCGGGAGGGGAGAAATTTTGTTAATACGATTAAGGAGAAAATGGCGCGGGGGGAAGAGATTAGGGTAGTTGACGACCAAATCGGTTCACCCACCTACACTAAAGATTTATTGGAGCCGATTTTTGATTTATTGCAAAGCGAAGCCTATGGTATCTACCATATCACCAATTCGGGTTTCTGTTCTTGGTTTCAGTTCGCTTGTGAGATTGGAAGAATTTTGGGAAGAAAGGAGATAAAACCAATCAAAAGCGAGGAAGCGGGTCGTCTTGCCCGAAGACCAAAATATTCGGTCTTGGATAATAGTAAATACCAAAGGGTATTCGGGAAGAAGTTGCGTCCTTGGCTAGAGGCGCTTGAAGAATGCCTAAAAGAGGGTTAA
- a CDS encoding NUDIX hydrolase, whose protein sequence is MPKRGLKKFPRLAVDIIIEYQGKIVLIKRKNYPFGWALPGGFVEYGESVEEAARREAKEETGLLVRNLKQFRTYSDPQRDPRFHCVSVVFTAQGVGKLKARSDAQDVGLFTKETLPKEIAFDHRKILSHYFQKKI, encoded by the coding sequence ATGCCTAAAAGAGGGTTAAAGAAATTCCCCCGACTGGCGGTTGATATTATCATTGAGTATCAGGGAAAGATTGTTCTGATCAAAAGGAAAAATTACCCTTTCGGTTGGGCACTACCCGGGGGATTTGTGGAATACGGGGAGAGTGTGGAAGAAGCAGCAAGAAGGGAGGCAAAGGAAGAGACCGGTCTTTTGGTTAGAAATTTGAAGCAGTTTCGTACCTATTCCGATCCGCAGCGCGATCCAAGATTTCATTGCGTTTCGGTCGTCTTTACTGCTCAGGGGGTGGGGAAGTTGAAGGCGAGGAGTGATGCCCAAGATGTTGGATTATTTACCAAAGAGACCCTTCCCAAAGAGATCGCCTTTGATCATAGGAAGATACTCTCCCACTACTTTCAGAAGAAGATTTAA
- a CDS encoding M55 family metallopeptidase — MRFFISFDLEGMPGVVSWEDYETNFPQYQKIIMECLKAVISGMEEVGDLEKVVICDAHAWGHNIPFPELPPKVFLFRGVPRNLGMVEGIEKGFDGLFFLGYHAKAGEPFSTLDHTYSSQTFYSIKINGQEISESLLNAALAGHFGIPLLFVAGDDKLVAEVKKEINPQITTVITKYSFSRYGALNRPWEEVVGELKEKTKLAIARKEKVKPFNFSSPCRLEMTFLNTAGADLASLIPESRRTSGRVVSYKAKDIIEVNKIIRLSAILGLAAREFYK, encoded by the coding sequence ATGAGATTCTTTATCTCTTTTGACTTAGAAGGGATGCCGGGAGTCGTCTCCTGGGAAGACTACGAAACCAACTTCCCTCAATACCAGAAGATAATTATGGAGTGTCTGAAAGCAGTGATTTCAGGTATGGAAGAAGTTGGGGATTTGGAAAAGGTAGTAATCTGTGATGCCCACGCCTGGGGGCATAATATCCCATTCCCCGAACTTCCACCTAAGGTCTTCCTCTTCCGGGGAGTACCCAGAAACTTAGGGATGGTTGAGGGGATAGAAAAGGGATTTGACGGTCTCTTCTTTTTAGGTTATCACGCCAAGGCTGGAGAACCCTTCTCCACCCTTGACCATACCTATTCCTCCCAAACCTTTTATTCTATCAAGATTAACGGCCAGGAGATTAGCGAATCCTTGCTCAATGCCGCTCTCGCTGGCCATTTTGGTATCCCCCTCCTCTTTGTGGCAGGGGACGATAAGTTAGTGGCGGAGGTGAAGAAAGAGATTAACCCTCAGATCACAACGGTCATCACCAAATATAGTTTCTCCCGTTACGGTGCTCTAAACAGGCCCTGGGAAGAGGTGGTCGGGGAACTGAAAGAGAAGACGAAATTAGCCATCGCCCGAAAGGAAAAGGTGAAACCTTTTAACTTCTCTTCCCCCTGCCGCTTAGAGATGACCTTCCTCAATACCGCTGGTGCCGATCTCGCCTCCCTAATCCCGGAGAGTAGAAGAACTTCAGGTCGAGTGGTCTCATATAAAGCGAAGGATATAATTGAGGTGAATAAAATAATTAGGCTTTCTGCGATCTTGGGTTTAGCTGCTCGGGAGTTTTACAAATGA
- the folE2 gene encoding GTP cyclohydrolase FolE2, with the protein MRDVQNEKGTLNFPIDKVGIKGLKYPIRLRDKAHKSQHTVATINIYADLPHNFRGTHMSRFVEILNRFHREIAITNIGKILKAIKESLNSSAAHIELQFPYFIEKEAPVSQAKGLMEYQCRFIGFLETDTFLKDKITIYMGVTVPVNLLCPCSKEISEKGAHNQRGEIRVLVKFKGFLWLEDLIALIEDCASSPVYSLLKREDEKYVTENAYQNPTFVEDVARNVADRLENHPDIIWYSLEVESQESIHNHNAYAAIEKKVKPLPKEERKGL; encoded by the coding sequence ATGAGGGACGTGCAAAACGAAAAAGGTACCCTTAATTTCCCAATTGATAAAGTTGGGATTAAGGGGCTAAAATACCCCATCCGTCTCCGGGATAAGGCACATAAGAGTCAACACACCGTCGCCACCATCAACATCTACGCCGACCTCCCCCATAACTTCCGAGGGACTCATATGTCAAGATTTGTGGAGATTCTCAACCGCTTCCATCGGGAAATCGCCATTACCAATATCGGTAAGATCTTAAAGGCGATCAAAGAATCCCTCAACTCTTCGGCGGCCCACATTGAACTCCAATTTCCTTACTTCATAGAGAAAGAGGCTCCCGTCTCCCAAGCCAAAGGACTTATGGAATACCAGTGCCGATTTATCGGTTTTTTAGAAACGGACACCTTCCTCAAAGATAAAATCACAATTTATATGGGGGTTACGGTTCCGGTAAATCTTCTCTGCCCCTGTTCTAAGGAAATCTCCGAAAAGGGGGCTCATAATCAGAGAGGAGAAATTCGGGTCTTAGTGAAATTCAAAGGCTTCCTCTGGTTAGAAGACCTAATCGCTCTGATTGAAGATTGTGCCTCCTCTCCGGTCTATTCCCTCTTAAAACGAGAGGATGAGAAATATGTGACGGAAAATGCCTACCAGAATCCAACTTTCGTGGAAGATGTCGCCCGCAACGTTGCTGACCGCTTAGAGAATCATCCCGATATCATTTGGTATTCCTTAGAAGTAGAAAGCCAAGAATCAATTCATAACCATAACGCCTATGCGGCGATTGAGAAAAAGGTTAAACCATTACCAAAAGAGGAGAGGAAGGGATTATGA
- a CDS encoding glutamine synthetase family protein, translating into MLEILNRIREEKIYFIDLWFSDILGSVKNLTIPASEMAKVLEEGIWFDGSSIEGFGRISESDMYLRPDPETFAILPNSEVKTARLICDVFAPNYEPFVGDPRYILKEMTKSARRLGYEYMVGAELEFYLFRPEKGLNFPQDQVGYFDLLGDSGLELRREISNQLSFLDIEAEAGHHEVGPGQQEIDLKYTEALKMADNLITAKVIIKKVAQEKGLYATFMPKPLFGKPGSGLHLHQSLFSKGENIFAEPKDTYGLSTIAYQFLAGELKYVKEISAVLSPIVNSYKRLVSGFEAPVYICWGQMNRSALIRVPKISPKKILNTRIELRSPDASCNPYLAFAVMLKAGLEGIEQKLTPPPPVEENVYNWEGISQKRELDTLPRSLFEALEYFSQSKLARETLGEYLFQKYQEIKMREWQEYCLQVSPWELEKYLQLY; encoded by the coding sequence ATGCTTGAAATCCTAAATCGGATAAGGGAAGAGAAGATCTATTTTATTGACCTCTGGTTTTCGGACATCCTGGGTTCGGTGAAAAACTTGACCATCCCCGCCTCCGAGATGGCAAAGGTTTTAGAAGAAGGAATCTGGTTTGATGGCTCTTCCATTGAAGGATTCGGTCGCATCTCGGAGAGTGATATGTACCTCCGGCCCGACCCGGAGACTTTTGCCATTCTCCCCAACTCCGAAGTGAAGACCGCCCGGCTCATTTGTGATGTCTTCGCCCCGAATTACGAACCATTTGTTGGCGATCCCCGTTACATCTTGAAGGAGATGACAAAATCGGCTCGGCGTCTCGGTTATGAATATATGGTCGGGGCGGAATTGGAATTTTATCTCTTCCGTCCCGAAAAGGGTCTCAATTTTCCTCAGGACCAAGTTGGTTATTTTGACCTCTTGGGGGACTCGGGCTTAGAACTCCGCAGGGAGATTTCTAACCAACTTTCCTTTCTGGATATTGAAGCCGAAGCCGGTCATCACGAGGTCGGACCGGGGCAACAGGAGATTGACTTAAAATATACCGAGGCGCTAAAGATGGCAGACAACTTAATAACTGCTAAGGTGATTATCAAAAAGGTTGCCCAGGAGAAAGGGCTCTATGCCACCTTCATGCCCAAACCCCTATTTGGCAAACCAGGCTCCGGTCTCCATCTCCACCAAAGTCTCTTCTCTAAGGGAGAAAATATCTTTGCCGAGCCAAAGGATACCTATGGTCTCTCAACGATCGCCTACCAATTTTTAGCAGGAGAGTTAAAGTATGTCAAAGAGATTTCCGCTGTCCTCTCCCCCATCGTCAACTCCTACAAAAGACTCGTCTCTGGTTTTGAAGCACCCGTTTATATCTGCTGGGGGCAGATGAACCGCTCCGCTTTAATCCGGGTGCCCAAAATTAGTCCGAAAAAGATCCTGAATACCCGCATTGAACTACGTTCGCCGGATGCCAGTTGCAACCCCTATTTAGCCTTCGCGGTGATGCTCAAAGCGGGACTGGAAGGGATAGAACAAAAACTCACCCCTCCCCCACCCGTGGAAGAGAATGTCTATAACTGGGAGGGGATTTCTCAAAAAAGGGAACTAGACACCTTGCCCCGTTCCCTATTTGAAGCCTTAGAATATTTTAGCCAAAGTAAACTGGCGAGGGAAACCTTAGGGGAATACCTCTTCCAGAAGTATCAAGAGATTAAGATGCGGGAATGGCAGGAGTATTGTCTTCAGGTTTCCCCTTGGGAATTGGAAAAGTATCTTCAACTTTACTAA
- a CDS encoding TIGR00282 family metallophosphoesterase: MKIIFLGDICAKPGRQAIFDHMERLRERYEPDFIIANAENAAGGFGLTPSVATELLTKVDCLTLGDHFLDRKELIPFLETETRILRPLNLPPGAPGHGYQIFNRNGKKIAVVNLLGRVFLRPVDCPFQKIREVLFSLREKTKVIVVDFHAEATAEKVAMGWFLDGEVSAVIGTHTHVPTADERILPKGTAYITDIGMCGALDSVLGMKIETSLRRILTGLPYRLEPATTNIKLLGVYLEIEEETGRANLIKRIQEPEDA; this comes from the coding sequence ATGAAAATTATCTTTCTCGGCGATATCTGTGCCAAACCGGGTCGGCAGGCAATATTTGACCATATGGAACGCCTGAGAGAAAGATACGAACCGGATTTCATTATCGCCAATGCCGAAAATGCCGCGGGCGGTTTTGGCCTCACCCCAAGTGTTGCTACCGAACTCCTCACCAAAGTTGACTGTCTCACTCTGGGCGACCATTTCTTAGACCGCAAGGAATTAATCCCTTTCTTAGAGACGGAAACCCGTATCCTCCGGCCCTTGAATCTTCCCCCGGGTGCTCCGGGTCATGGTTACCAAATTTTTAACCGCAACGGAAAGAAAATCGCGGTAGTCAACCTCTTAGGCCGGGTCTTTTTAAGACCGGTTGACTGCCCCTTCCAGAAGATCCGAGAAGTTCTCTTTTCCCTCCGGGAAAAGACGAAGGTGATAGTTGTTGATTTCCACGCCGAGGCAACTGCCGAAAAGGTGGCGATGGGTTGGTTTCTGGATGGTGAGGTCTCAGCGGTCATCGGTACCCATACTCACGTCCCAACCGCCGACGAAAGAATTCTACCGAAAGGGACTGCTTACATCACCGATATCGGGATGTGTGGCGCCTTAGATTCGGTCTTGGGGATGAAGATTGAAACCTCCCTCAGAAGAATCTTAACCGGTCTCCCCTACCGGTTAGAACCCGCCACTACAAATATCAAACTCTTAGGTGTCTATTTAGAAATTGAAGAGGAGACGGGGCGGGCAAATCTAATCAAAAGGATTCAAGAACCAGAAGATGCTTGA
- the rny gene encoding ribonuclease Y, with translation MVTPLFLFILACLIGFAFGYLINQRVFNQKLKDIEKRRESILEEAKREVKEYKERIERETKENLKREREENLLLLEKKKEELKRWEKELSEREFSLRDWKKELEAKENVLLRREREQETKERTIKVKGERLDQLIKEANERLLRIANIDEAQARKEILKTLEEKVKLEAAQLFQEMREEAIKAAELNAREFILQAIQRCAVSQTQESTVSVVSIPSEEIKGRIIGREGRNIRTFENLTGVEVIIDDTPGVITLSSFDPMRRAIAQLAMEKLIADGRIHPARIEEVIELAKKEIATAVEKEGEACAIELGLVGIHPELLSYIGKMKFRSSYGQNLLLHSKEVAHLAAIMASELKLDPALARRAGILHDIGKIADRNQEGTHAQIGAAIAQQFNEDEIIVNAIASHHEEVPFTNPYSFLVAAADSISGSRPGVRRESYETYIKRITKLEEIASTIPGVEKAYAMQAGREVRILVDPEKVSDAEIAIILQKVIDAYEKEIKYPGTIKISVIREKKTIGYAH, from the coding sequence ATGGTAACGCCTTTATTTCTGTTTATCTTGGCTTGTCTCATTGGTTTTGCCTTTGGTTACCTAATTAACCAGAGGGTATTCAACCAGAAATTGAAAGATATAGAAAAGAGACGGGAGAGCATCTTAGAAGAGGCAAAGAGAGAGGTTAAAGAATATAAAGAACGGATAGAAAGGGAAACTAAGGAGAACTTAAAAAGAGAGAGGGAAGAAAATCTTCTCCTCTTAGAAAAAAAGAAGGAAGAGTTAAAAAGATGGGAGAAGGAACTCTCGGAACGGGAATTTAGTCTGCGCGACTGGAAAAAAGAATTGGAGGCGAAGGAAAATGTCCTCTTGCGCCGGGAAAGGGAACAGGAGACAAAAGAGCGGACGATTAAGGTGAAGGGGGAGCGTTTAGACCAACTAATTAAAGAAGCGAACGAGCGCCTCCTGCGGATTGCCAATATTGATGAAGCACAGGCAAGGAAGGAAATTTTAAAAACCTTAGAAGAGAAGGTAAAACTGGAAGCGGCGCAACTCTTCCAAGAGATGCGGGAAGAGGCGATAAAAGCCGCGGAATTGAACGCTCGGGAATTTATCCTCCAGGCAATTCAGCGGTGTGCGGTCTCCCAAACCCAAGAATCAACGGTGAGTGTCGTCTCCATCCCCTCCGAAGAGATCAAAGGGAGGATCATCGGCCGGGAAGGAAGAAATATCCGAACCTTTGAAAATCTCACCGGGGTGGAAGTAATCATTGACGATACCCCGGGGGTAATTACCCTTTCCTCATTTGACCCGATGCGCCGGGCGATTGCCCAATTAGCGATGGAGAAACTAATTGCCGATGGTCGGATTCACCCCGCCCGAATTGAGGAAGTGATTGAATTGGCAAAGAAGGAGATCGCCACCGCCGTGGAGAAAGAGGGTGAAGCCTGCGCCATAGAGTTAGGTTTGGTCGGCATCCATCCGGAACTCCTCTCCTATATCGGCAAGATGAAATTCCGAAGTAGTTATGGCCAAAACCTTCTTCTCCACTCCAAGGAGGTTGCCCACTTGGCAGCAATTATGGCGAGTGAGTTAAAACTTGATCCGGCTCTTGCCCGCCGGGCGGGTATCCTCCACGATATCGGCAAAATCGCTGACCGCAATCAGGAAGGAACCCATGCCCAGATTGGTGCCGCCATTGCCCAACAGTTCAATGAAGATGAGATAATCGTTAACGCCATTGCCAGCCACCACGAAGAGGTTCCCTTTACTAACCCCTACTCCTTCTTAGTGGCGGCGGCGGATTCCATCTCCGGCTCCCGACCCGGAGTGCGGCGGGAGAGTTATGAGACCTATATCAAAAGGATCACCAAATTAGAAGAGATCGCCTCCACCATTCCGGGCGTAGAAAAGGCTTATGCTATGCAGGCGGGGCGCGAAGTGAGGATTCTGGTTGATCCGGAAAAGGTCTCCGACGCTGAGATTGCTATAATCTTACAAAAGGTGATTGATGCCTACGAGAAGGAGATAAAATACCCCGGAACAATTAAGATTTCAGTAATCCGAGAAAAGAAGACCATTGGTTATGCCCACTAA